Proteins encoded in a region of the Streptomyces akebiae genome:
- a CDS encoding P1 family peptidase — translation MAVDALTDVSGLRVGHATRIGEGWLTGTTVVLAPEGGAVAAVDVRGGGPGTKETDALDPRNLVQRVEAVVLTGGSAYGLDSASGVMAWLEERGRGVRVGLDPAHVVPVVPAACVFDLGRGGDFKARPDAAVGRAAVEAADASGPGAPVAEGCVGAGTGATVGLLKGGIGTASTVLDSGITVAALVVANAAGSVTDPETGVLYGELFQGRATYPAPEVHESARRRIAETAATSPPPPMNTTLAVVATDADLTRAQAQKLAGTAHDGIARAVRPVHLLNDGDTVFTLATGARPLPPRAGPLALNELLAAGADLVTRAIVRAVRAAESVAGPGGVWPSYGELYGRG, via the coding sequence ATGGCAGTTGACGCGTTGACCGATGTGTCCGGCCTGCGGGTCGGGCATGCCACCCGGATCGGCGAGGGCTGGCTCACCGGCACCACGGTCGTGCTGGCTCCGGAGGGCGGCGCGGTCGCGGCCGTGGACGTGCGCGGCGGCGGGCCCGGCACCAAGGAGACGGACGCGCTCGACCCGCGCAACCTGGTGCAGAGGGTCGAGGCGGTGGTGCTGACCGGCGGCAGCGCGTACGGGCTGGACTCCGCGTCGGGTGTGATGGCCTGGCTGGAGGAGCGGGGACGGGGCGTGCGGGTCGGCCTCGACCCGGCACACGTGGTGCCGGTCGTGCCGGCCGCCTGTGTCTTCGACCTGGGCCGGGGCGGCGACTTCAAGGCCAGACCGGATGCCGCCGTCGGCCGGGCGGCGGTGGAGGCGGCGGACGCGAGCGGGCCCGGGGCGCCCGTGGCGGAGGGATGTGTGGGGGCCGGGACGGGGGCGACGGTCGGGCTGCTCAAGGGCGGCATCGGCACCGCGAGCACCGTGCTGGACTCCGGAATCACGGTGGCCGCGCTGGTGGTGGCCAACGCGGCGGGATCGGTGACGGACCCGGAGACGGGGGTGCTGTACGGGGAGTTGTTCCAGGGGCGTGCGACGTATCCGGCGCCGGAGGTGCACGAGAGTGCGCGGCGGCGGATCGCCGAAACCGCCGCGACGAGTCCCCCTCCCCCGATGAACACCACGCTGGCCGTGGTCGCCACCGACGCCGACCTGACCCGCGCCCAGGCCCAGAAGCTGGCCGGCACGGCACACGACGGCATCGCCCGCGCCGTGCGCCCCGTGCATCTGCTCAACGACGGGGACACCGTGTTCACCCTGGCGACGGGCGCGCGACCGCTGCCACCCCGGGCCGGCCCGCTCGCCCTGAACGAACTCCTCGCGGCAGGAGCGGACTTGGTGACCCGCGCGATCGTACGGGCGGTACGGGCGGCCGAGTCGGTGGCCGGTCCGGGCGGAGTGTGGCCTTCGTACGGGGAGTTGTACGGGAGGGGTTGA